The following are encoded together in the Paraburkholderia sp. BL10I2N1 genome:
- a CDS encoding carboxymuconolactone decarboxylase family protein translates to MALTVRQQAIKDEFIRVRNTWAPQWKSILRMDCEFLNAYLKLSAVPLTHNYLENKVKEFIYIAVNASSTHLFAPGIQIHIKAAIEFGATRDELMEVLELTSTVGIHASNVGVPILLEVLEEEGLTNGATLLDDRQEALKRRFIEEQGYWDASWSALLTLDPDMFEAYFEFSAIPWRTGKLDAKTKDLVLCALDAAATHLYKPGIKTHMRNAIRHGATAHEIMEVLEIVSVIGIHGALIGTPLLEDSLAASAGK, encoded by the coding sequence ATGGCTCTGACGGTCAGGCAACAAGCGATAAAAGATGAGTTCATCCGTGTCCGAAATACGTGGGCTCCGCAATGGAAGAGCATCCTGCGCATGGACTGCGAGTTTCTGAACGCCTACCTGAAGCTGTCGGCGGTTCCCCTGACGCACAACTACCTTGAGAACAAGGTAAAAGAATTCATCTACATTGCCGTCAATGCCTCATCGACGCACCTGTTCGCGCCTGGCATCCAGATACATATCAAGGCGGCGATTGAATTCGGCGCCACACGTGATGAACTGATGGAAGTACTCGAGCTAACCAGCACAGTCGGCATCCATGCATCGAACGTAGGGGTTCCGATCCTGCTCGAGGTTCTGGAAGAAGAAGGTTTGACGAATGGCGCGACGCTTCTCGACGATAGACAGGAGGCGCTCAAGCGACGGTTCATCGAAGAACAAGGCTATTGGGATGCGTCATGGAGCGCGCTGCTCACACTTGATCCCGATATGTTCGAAGCTTACTTTGAATTCTCCGCGATCCCCTGGCGCACCGGCAAGCTTGACGCAAAAACAAAGGATCTCGTGCTCTGTGCGCTGGATGCCGCGGCCACCCACCTTTACAAGCCGGGCATCAAAACGCATATGCGCAACGCGATCCGGCACGGCGCGACCGCGCACGAAATCATGGAAGTGCTGGAGATCGTGAGCGTCATTGGCATTCACGGCGCGCTTATCGGGACACCCCTGCTCGAAGACAGCCTGGCGGCGTCGGCCGGGAAATAA
- a CDS encoding LysR family transcriptional regulator, whose amino-acid sequence MDQLYMLRAFVAATQYRSFSKAAASLGVTTGSISKAIAKLEASIQTRVLHRTTRSVTLTEAAQPYYLSCCRLLEELDEANRRITKERDVDSGRLRLVVHPMLVSETFSRFVSNYRAVAPSVNLMVSVQEGAVNLYDGLYDAAILPPHLVEQSAVVRRTLSKSSRVMVASPGYLNRYGTPTQAAGLSEHFLLLDRQSRQKGTNFIELLEDGRRVSVLPMSSMDGNEVLLRAAALTGTGIAALPEAMIREDIAMGHLVQVLPKCSTCDGGVEICLFYSHREWLPVRFRTFVDFCTEFFRLNGSTQAADMSAVASPALQPKAPRFAAV is encoded by the coding sequence ATGGACCAGCTCTATATGTTGAGGGCGTTCGTTGCGGCGACGCAGTATCGAAGTTTTAGCAAGGCGGCCGCCTCGCTCGGCGTAACAACAGGTTCAATCTCCAAAGCAATTGCGAAGCTGGAAGCCAGTATCCAGACCCGGGTGCTGCATCGCACGACGCGGTCCGTGACCCTGACCGAGGCCGCGCAGCCCTATTACCTCAGTTGCTGTCGCCTGCTCGAGGAGCTTGACGAAGCGAATCGCCGGATTACGAAGGAGAGGGATGTCGACAGCGGCAGGTTGCGTCTCGTCGTGCATCCGATGCTCGTGAGCGAGACGTTCTCCCGTTTCGTATCGAACTATCGTGCGGTCGCCCCCAGTGTGAATCTCATGGTGTCGGTGCAGGAAGGCGCCGTGAATCTTTACGACGGACTTTACGACGCGGCTATTCTGCCGCCACATCTGGTTGAGCAATCCGCGGTGGTCCGACGGACGCTGTCGAAATCGTCGAGGGTCATGGTGGCCTCGCCAGGTTATCTGAACCGATATGGCACGCCAACCCAGGCTGCCGGCCTCTCCGAACATTTTCTGTTATTGGACCGGCAATCCCGGCAGAAGGGCACAAACTTCATCGAGTTGCTAGAGGACGGGCGGCGCGTCAGCGTGTTGCCGATGTCGTCAATGGATGGCAATGAGGTCCTGTTACGCGCGGCCGCGCTGACCGGCACCGGCATTGCGGCGTTGCCTGAAGCAATGATCCGTGAAGACATCGCGATGGGTCATCTCGTTCAGGTTCTGCCGAAGTGCTCGACATGCGACGGAGGCGTGGAAATCTGTCTGTTCTATTCACACCGCGAGTGGCTACCCGTGCGGTTTCGGACCTTCGTCGATTTTTGTACGGAGTTCTTCCGGTTGAATGGTTCCACGCAAGCAGCAGATATGAGCGCTGTGGCGTCTCCTGCGCTTCAGCCCAAAGCGCCTCGATTCGCTGCGGTCTGA
- a CDS encoding MFS transporter produces the protein MDRLYSTDNPASTRPRAAQSAERGTYAERNARYWRRNLVICVFGSFTTLVSLSMLLPFLPLYVQQLGVTSTSAVVQWSGVAFGVTFLGTAVTAPIWGQLADRYGRKPMLIRAAVGMAVVMSTIGLAHNVYELVALRFAAGLVGGYASAAIVMIGTQAPKERSGWALGVLSTGVLAGNLVGPLVGGFLPNLIGIRGAFFAAGGMISVAAILTITLVREDFSKPPARETKAVKTAVAGQRQNYATMAALLVTAMMVLLANMSIEPIITVYIGQLGVSHDRLATVAGIVMACSAFGSMLMAARLGALADRIGGWNVIIGCLIATGLVMIPQAFVTEWWQLAVLRGLMGMTLAGLLPSIAKLVRHSVDERQSGKMLGYLQSAQYAGQVIGPLLGGAIGVHFGMRWVFFVTGGVLIACAIADRWAKHQQAPAAAMQP, from the coding sequence ATGGATCGGCTCTACTCAACCGATAATCCTGCAAGTACGCGCCCGCGAGCGGCTCAATCCGCCGAGCGGGGCACATATGCCGAGCGCAATGCTCGGTACTGGCGTAGAAACCTGGTGATCTGCGTGTTCGGGTCGTTCACGACGCTGGTCAGCCTGAGCATGCTGCTGCCGTTCCTTCCGCTTTACGTTCAGCAACTGGGGGTGACATCAACCTCGGCGGTCGTGCAGTGGTCAGGCGTCGCATTCGGCGTCACGTTTCTCGGCACGGCGGTTACTGCGCCGATCTGGGGGCAGCTTGCAGACAGGTATGGCCGCAAGCCGATGTTGATCAGGGCGGCGGTGGGAATGGCGGTTGTCATGTCGACTATTGGCCTTGCGCACAACGTCTACGAACTGGTGGCGCTCCGCTTCGCCGCCGGTCTCGTGGGGGGCTATGCGTCTGCGGCGATTGTGATGATCGGCACTCAGGCTCCGAAAGAGCGCTCGGGTTGGGCGCTGGGTGTGCTGTCGACCGGCGTGCTCGCAGGCAACCTGGTCGGTCCACTGGTTGGTGGCTTTTTGCCGAACCTGATTGGGATTCGTGGTGCGTTCTTCGCAGCGGGTGGCATGATTTCGGTGGCTGCAATCCTGACGATTACATTGGTCCGCGAAGACTTCAGCAAGCCTCCTGCGCGCGAAACGAAAGCCGTCAAGACTGCCGTTGCGGGGCAGCGCCAGAACTATGCGACGATGGCCGCGTTACTCGTGACGGCGATGATGGTCTTGCTTGCAAACATGTCTATCGAACCGATCATTACCGTATACATCGGCCAGCTTGGTGTGAGTCATGACAGGCTGGCTACAGTTGCGGGGATCGTGATGGCCTGTTCTGCATTCGGCAGCATGTTGATGGCCGCACGGCTTGGCGCACTCGCGGATCGCATAGGAGGCTGGAACGTCATTATCGGCTGCCTCATCGCGACTGGGCTCGTGATGATCCCGCAGGCGTTCGTTACCGAGTGGTGGCAACTCGCCGTGCTGCGAGGTTTGATGGGCATGACACTCGCCGGTTTGTTGCCGTCCATTGCCAAGCTTGTACGTCATTCGGTCGACGAAAGACAGTCCGGAAAAATGCTCGGCTATCTTCAGTCCGCGCAGTATGCGGGGCAGGTAATTGGTCCGCTCCTCGGCGGGGCGATCGGCGTGCATTTCGGCATGCGCTGGGTCTTCTTCGTGACGGGCGGGGTGCTGATTGCCTGCGCGATCGCCGACCGGTGGGCGAAGCATCAGCAAGCGCCGGCAGCGGCGATGCAGCCGTGA